One window of the Terriglobia bacterium genome contains the following:
- a CDS encoding sensor domain-containing diguanylate cyclase, protein MSSVPGPDSNKSQQELAIFHDVAKALTSSLNLDSILQTIMEKMAAYFEPDTWSLLMVDEEKEELYFAIAVGDASEALKTVRLKMGEGIAGWVAKHGEPLLVPDVYTDPRFAKRIDEMTKWQTHSIICLPLKSKQRVLGVIQLINVDMKHFAENEVLALNSLADYAAIAIDNARAVERIQELTITDDCTGLYNARHLYKTLEAEVYRSARFGYEFSVLFLDLDHFKRVNDTHGHLIGSKLLAEIGYSIKSHLRLIDYAFRYGGDEFVVLLPQTGKESALVVARRIRDVFRNSLFCREEGLNLNVRASMGVATYPEDAKSAHEIIRQADEMMYMVKNSTRDNISVAQHGMLT, encoded by the coding sequence ATGTCATCGGTACCCGGTCCGGATTCGAACAAGAGTCAGCAGGAACTCGCCATTTTCCACGACGTAGCCAAGGCGCTCACGTCCTCGCTGAACCTCGACTCCATCCTCCAAACCATCATGGAGAAAATGGCGGCCTACTTCGAGCCCGACACCTGGTCGCTGCTCATGGTCGACGAAGAGAAGGAAGAACTCTACTTCGCCATCGCCGTCGGCGACGCCTCCGAAGCTCTCAAAACCGTTCGCCTGAAAATGGGTGAAGGCATTGCCGGCTGGGTCGCGAAACACGGCGAACCTCTCCTGGTGCCCGACGTCTACACCGACCCGCGCTTTGCCAAGCGCATCGACGAGATGACCAAGTGGCAGACGCACTCCATCATCTGCCTGCCTCTCAAATCCAAGCAGCGAGTGCTCGGCGTCATTCAGCTCATAAATGTCGATATGAAGCACTTCGCGGAAAACGAAGTCCTCGCGCTCAACTCGCTAGCCGACTACGCCGCCATCGCCATCGACAACGCTCGCGCCGTCGAACGCATTCAGGAACTCACCATCACGGACGATTGCACAGGCCTTTACAACGCGCGTCATCTCTATAAGACGCTCGAGGCCGAGGTCTACCGTTCCGCACGTTTCGGATACGAGTTCAGCGTGCTCTTCCTTGACCTCGACCACTTCAAGCGCGTCAACGACACGCACGGTCACCTCATCGGCAGCAAACTCCTCGCCGAAATCGGATACTCCATCAAATCGCACCTGCGCTTGATCGACTATGCCTTTCGCTATGGTGGCGACGAATTCGTCGTCCTGCTTCCCCAGACAGGAAAGGAATCAGCGCTCGTCGTCGCTCGCCGTATCCGCGACGTCTTCCGCAACTCGCTCTTCTGCCGCGAAGAGGGCCTCAACCTCAACGTCCGCGCCAGTATGGGCGTCGCAACCTATCCCGAAGACGCCAAGTCCGCGCACGAAATCATCCGTCAGGCCGACGAAATGATGTACATGGTCAAGAACTCCACCCGCGACAACATCTCCGTCGCCCAACACGGCATGCTTACGTAG
- a CDS encoding DUF4115 domain-containing protein has product MGSFGDKLKRERELRGVTLEEIAKATKIGTRALKALEDEHFEQLPGGIFNKGFVRAYAKFLGLDEEQAVADFVAAQGDRDAQKPDLMASLAVKAEAQRRSEIAASGGEKSGSTSTWVTLAILVLLTAGGAAGVRYYKLKKEATAAEARRTRVETPAPQPVAAQPAETDASLSAAPMNSATADPSQQPGTSATGATSQPGVTQGTTDPVAPATPSSSGTTPTNSTTAPASSAGGATTKGPLELQIHVSKATWVSVQADGKPATTETLRDSATKTVTAQDRVVLTTGNAVDVICNGKRLGILGTDNQRSQVKISADCKVN; this is encoded by the coding sequence GTGGGATCCTTTGGCGATAAATTGAAGCGGGAACGGGAACTCCGCGGAGTGACGCTGGAGGAGATTGCGAAGGCGACGAAGATCGGGACGCGGGCTTTAAAGGCGCTGGAAGACGAGCATTTCGAGCAGCTTCCGGGGGGAATCTTCAACAAGGGATTTGTGCGTGCGTACGCGAAGTTCCTCGGACTGGACGAGGAGCAGGCAGTCGCGGACTTTGTGGCCGCGCAGGGGGATCGCGATGCGCAGAAACCGGACCTGATGGCGTCGCTGGCGGTGAAGGCAGAGGCCCAGCGGCGAAGCGAGATCGCGGCAAGCGGCGGAGAGAAGAGCGGCTCGACCTCGACCTGGGTGACGCTGGCGATTTTGGTTCTGCTGACGGCGGGAGGGGCGGCTGGGGTTCGGTATTACAAGCTGAAGAAGGAAGCAACAGCGGCAGAGGCGAGGCGGACGCGCGTGGAGACTCCGGCGCCGCAACCAGTTGCAGCTCAGCCGGCGGAAACCGACGCGAGCCTGTCGGCAGCGCCGATGAACTCGGCAACGGCGGATCCGAGTCAGCAACCGGGGACTTCGGCGACGGGAGCAACGTCGCAGCCGGGCGTGACGCAGGGAACAACGGATCCTGTGGCGCCCGCGACCCCTTCATCGTCGGGAACTACGCCAACGAATTCAACGACAGCACCTGCTTCCAGCGCGGGCGGCGCGACGACGAAAGGCCCGCTTGAATTACAGATCCATGTGAGTAAGGCGACGTGGGTGTCCGTGCAGGCAGACGGAAAGCCAGCGACGACCGAGACTCTACGGGACAGCGCAACCAAGACAGTGACTGCTCAGGATCGAGTAGTGCTGACGACGGGTAACGCCGTGGATGTGATATGCAATGGAAAGCGACTGGGGATTCTTGGGACGGATAATCAGAGATCTCAGGTGAAGATTTCGGCGGATTGCAAAGTGAATTGA